The following coding sequences lie in one Devosia litorisediminis genomic window:
- the rpsO gene encoding 30S ribosomal protein S15 → MSITAERKTALIQEYATTPNDTGSPEVQVAILSERIANLTEHFKEHGKDNHSRRGLLKLVSTRRSLLDYVKKVDDSRYKTLIEKLGLRR, encoded by the coding sequence ATGTCGATCACTGCTGAGCGCAAGACCGCTCTGATTCAGGAATACGCAACCACTCCAAACGACACCGGCTCGCCGGAAGTTCAGGTGGCCATCCTGTCCGAGCGCATTGCCAACCTCACCGAGCACTTCAAGGAACACGGCAAGGATAACCATTCCCGCCGCGGTCTGCTCAAGCTCGTTTCGACCCGTCGCAGCCTTCTCGACTACGTCAAGAAGGTCGATGACAGCCGTTACAAGACCTTGATCGAAAAGCTCGGCCTGCGCCGCTAG
- a CDS encoding sensor histidine kinase, whose product MTGSSQNIAQPAQRERPRRRLLRSLPVATYLGALVLVILIPALVVSLVLINRNNQAQEEVVRSLTNATVQAVGQSVEREIAGMVTTLRVLSTSELLKAAQFREFHDRAATALAGTGAYLIALDGAFDQMLNTRVPYGAALSPTSDPATAAQAMQRSAPTVSGLFFGRTASRWVFNVLLQVPENEQVSLLVLTQNAENLAGALQSRQLPAGWHAALVDSGNLVVAATPDAGFETGNVLPMRQTQDQPPEEWQRERFDGQQVVTAEWRSALSGWRVIAWASTDAVDRPLGDALLWLAAWGVIIALAAALLAFLIAERIGISVRGLRRDAQRLGRGEPVAAKAYPVAEIAEVSRALADASASRQAADNEVRFLMREVAHRSKNQMTVIAAMARQTARGADDVPSYVQSFERRIQGLARSTDLLLNNGRAGVALEELVESQIAPFSPPDTDRVDVSGPAVRLNMQAAQILGMAVHELSTNAVKYGAFGEGGGTLSVRWTLSGETLDFVWHETVPQALTASDRVGFGTTVLKSMVGHSLGAVVERDCHETGMEWRFSIPLSAIDPEQMPPPPGSLLGE is encoded by the coding sequence ATGACCGGATCGTCCCAGAACATTGCCCAGCCGGCACAGCGTGAGCGTCCTCGGCGGCGCTTGCTGCGCTCGCTGCCGGTGGCGACCTATCTGGGTGCGCTTGTGCTGGTCATTCTGATCCCGGCGCTGGTGGTGTCACTGGTGTTGATCAATCGCAACAATCAGGCCCAGGAAGAGGTTGTGCGCAGTCTGACCAATGCGACGGTTCAGGCGGTGGGCCAGTCGGTTGAGCGCGAAATTGCCGGCATGGTCACCACGCTACGGGTGTTGTCGACCAGTGAACTGCTCAAGGCGGCTCAATTCCGCGAATTTCACGATCGCGCAGCGACAGCTCTGGCGGGTACCGGCGCCTATCTCATTGCGCTTGATGGCGCGTTCGACCAGATGCTCAACACCCGCGTACCCTATGGTGCTGCTCTCTCCCCCACCTCGGACCCCGCCACCGCCGCGCAGGCGATGCAGCGATCGGCCCCGACTGTCTCGGGGCTGTTTTTTGGCCGTACGGCGAGCCGGTGGGTGTTCAACGTGCTGCTGCAGGTTCCCGAAAATGAGCAGGTATCGCTGCTGGTGCTGACGCAGAACGCCGAGAATCTGGCTGGGGCGCTACAGTCGCGCCAATTGCCGGCGGGCTGGCATGCGGCCCTTGTCGACAGTGGCAATCTGGTGGTCGCGGCCACCCCCGATGCGGGCTTTGAAACGGGCAATGTGCTGCCCATGCGCCAGACACAGGATCAGCCCCCTGAAGAGTGGCAACGCGAGCGCTTTGACGGGCAGCAGGTGGTGACAGCTGAATGGCGCTCGGCCCTGTCGGGCTGGCGCGTGATTGCCTGGGCATCAACTGATGCGGTCGACCGGCCACTGGGGGATGCCCTGTTATGGCTGGCTGCCTGGGGCGTGATCATCGCGCTGGCAGCGGCGTTACTGGCGTTTCTGATTGCCGAACGCATTGGCATATCGGTGCGCGGCCTGCGACGCGACGCGCAGCGCCTGGGTCGGGGCGAGCCGGTGGCGGCCAAGGCCTATCCCGTGGCGGAAATTGCCGAGGTCTCCCGCGCGCTTGCCGATGCCTCGGCATCGCGACAGGCGGCGGACAACGAAGTCCGGTTCCTGATGCGCGAAGTTGCGCATCGCTCCAAGAACCAGATGACCGTGATTGCCGCGATGGCCCGGCAGACAGCACGCGGCGCCGATGACGTGCCCAGCTATGTGCAGTCATTTGAACGGCGCATTCAGGGTCTGGCGCGATCCACCGACCTTCTGCTGAACAATGGCCGGGCCGGCGTTGCGCTCGAAGAACTGGTGGAAAGCCAGATCGCCCCGTTCAGCCCCCCCGACACCGACAGGGTCGATGTTTCCGGACCTGCCGTTCGCCTGAACATGCAGGCCGCGCAGATCCTGGGCATGGCGGTGCATGAACTCTCGACCAATGCCGTCAAGTACGGCGCTTTCGGCGAAGGCGGCGGCACCCTTTCTGTGCGATGGACGCTCAGTGGTGAAACTCTGGACTTTGTCTGGCACGAGACGGTACCGCAGGCACTGACGGCCTCGGACCGCGTGGGCTTTGGTACTACGGTGCTCAAATCGATGGTCGGGCACTCGCTGGGCGCGGTGGTGGAACGGGATTGTCACGAGACCGGTATGGAATGGCGCTTTTCCATTCCGCTGTCGGCCATTGACCCCGAGCAGATGCCACCCCCGCCGGGTAGCCTGCTGGGCGAATAA
- the miaB gene encoding tRNA (N6-isopentenyl adenosine(37)-C2)-methylthiotransferase MiaB, whose protein sequence is MTEMRANTKKLFIKTYGCQMNVYDSDRMSDALAPHGYETTLDMAQADLVLLNTCHIREKASEKVFSELGRLKELQGERRAMGGDMMIGVAGCVAQAEGEEIARRAPVVDMVFGPQAYHKLPDMLARAQAQRHMHPSLKKAVIDTDFPEEDKFEHLPAARKEVTIKRGLTAFLTVQEGCDKFCSFCVVPYTRGAEVSRPVAQVIAEARSLVDAGVKEITLLGQNVNAYHGLDAAGRSVSLGELAYLLAEISGLERLRYTTSHPRDMDDVLMNAHRDLDILMPYLHLPVQSGSDSILKAMNRRHTAAEYMAIIERIKAARPDMALSGDFIVGFPGETDADFEDTLKIIADVGYASAYSFKYSTRPGTPGANLGDQVPEDVKNERLWRLQDLVNAQTTAFHASCVGKTLPVLIERPGRLPGQVGGRSPYLQAVHLDGSPELIGAIHQVEIIGTSTNSLVGRLKAVAAA, encoded by the coding sequence ATGACCGAGATGCGCGCCAATACCAAAAAACTCTTCATCAAGACCTATGGTTGTCAGATGAACGTGTACGACAGTGATCGCATGAGCGACGCGCTGGCGCCGCACGGCTATGAGACCACGCTCGATATGGCGCAAGCCGATCTGGTTCTGCTCAATACCTGCCATATCCGTGAAAAGGCCTCCGAGAAGGTGTTCTCCGAACTGGGCCGTCTCAAGGAATTGCAGGGCGAGCGTCGTGCCATGGGCGGTGACATGATGATCGGCGTGGCCGGTTGCGTGGCACAGGCCGAGGGCGAAGAGATTGCCCGCCGCGCACCCGTAGTCGATATGGTGTTTGGCCCGCAGGCCTATCACAAGCTCCCCGATATGCTGGCGCGCGCCCAAGCGCAGCGCCATATGCACCCCTCGCTGAAAAAAGCCGTGATCGATACCGACTTTCCCGAAGAGGACAAGTTCGAACACCTGCCTGCCGCACGTAAGGAAGTGACCATCAAGCGCGGTCTGACGGCCTTTTTGACCGTGCAGGAAGGCTGCGACAAATTCTGCAGCTTCTGCGTGGTACCCTACACCCGAGGCGCCGAGGTCAGCCGTCCCGTCGCACAGGTGATTGCCGAAGCGCGCAGCCTGGTCGATGCCGGGGTCAAGGAAATCACCCTGCTGGGCCAGAACGTCAATGCCTATCACGGTCTGGATGCTGCCGGCCGCAGTGTCAGCCTGGGCGAGCTGGCCTATCTGCTTGCCGAAATTTCAGGGCTTGAGCGCCTGCGCTATACCACCAGCCATCCCCGCGACATGGATGATGTGCTGATGAACGCCCATCGCGATCTCGATATCCTGATGCCCTATCTGCACCTGCCCGTGCAGTCCGGCTCCGACAGCATTCTCAAGGCCATGAACCGGCGCCACACGGCGGCCGAATACATGGCCATTATTGAGCGCATCAAGGCGGCGCGCCCCGACATGGCGCTGTCAGGTGACTTCATCGTCGGCTTCCCCGGTGAAACCGATGCCGATTTCGAGGACACCCTCAAGATCATCGCCGATGTCGGCTATGCCTCGGCCTATTCTTTCAAATACTCGACCCGTCCGGGCACCCCCGGCGCCAATCTGGGCGATCAGGTTCCTGAAGACGTCAAGAATGAACGCCTGTGGCGGCTGCAGGATCTGGTCAATGCCCAGACGACGGCGTTCCATGCCTCTTGCGTCGGCAAGACCCTGCCCGTGCTGATCGAACGCCCTGGCCGCCTGCCCGGTCAGGTCGGCGGCCGTTCCCCTTATCTTCAGGCCGTGCACCTGGATGGTAGTCCCGAGCTGATAGGGGCCATTCACCAGGTCGAGATCATCGGTACCTCCACCAATTCACTGGTCGGGCGGCTCAAGGCGGTCGCCGCCGCCTGA
- a CDS encoding alpha/beta fold hydrolase: MTEFHQMLELPNTTTVQGNGVRWGKIGQGPPLIALHGTPFSSQVWRRIVPHLAAHWTVYYFDLVGYGQSEMRADQDVSLGVHNLVLAALMQEWGLTRPHVLAHDFGGATALRGHFLNGLSYASLTIFDAVALSPWGSPFVQHVRRHPEAFAGMPDYMHLAVLRAYLQTSAHHPLSDQALDIYAKPWMGPVGKPAFYRQIAQMDQKFTDEVQGQYRLLDCPVTVLWGERDNWIPPDKGRQLAALISAHPVIPIPDAGHLVQEDAPEALVAAMLRQCPPSAR, encoded by the coding sequence ATGACGGAGTTCCACCAGATGCTTGAGCTTCCCAATACAACCACGGTTCAGGGAAATGGCGTTCGCTGGGGTAAGATCGGCCAGGGGCCACCCCTGATTGCGCTGCACGGCACCCCGTTTTCCTCACAGGTCTGGCGCCGCATCGTGCCGCATCTGGCAGCTCACTGGACGGTCTACTACTTTGATCTGGTCGGATATGGCCAGTCGGAAATGCGCGCTGACCAGGACGTATCCCTGGGTGTGCACAACCTGGTATTGGCTGCTTTGATGCAGGAATGGGGCCTGACTCGACCCCATGTGCTGGCCCACGATTTCGGAGGCGCGACAGCGCTGCGGGGCCATTTCCTCAATGGGCTGAGCTATGCTTCCCTGACCATCTTTGATGCTGTGGCGCTGTCGCCATGGGGATCTCCCTTTGTCCAGCATGTGCGGCGCCATCCCGAAGCCTTTGCCGGCATGCCCGACTACATGCATCTGGCAGTCTTGCGGGCCTATCTGCAGACATCAGCCCATCATCCACTGTCCGATCAGGCGCTGGACATCTACGCGAAGCCATGGATGGGCCCCGTGGGCAAGCCGGCTTTCTACCGCCAGATTGCCCAGATGGACCAAAAATTCACCGATGAGGTGCAGGGCCAGTATCGCTTGCTCGATTGCCCGGTGACGGTGCTGTGGGGTGAGCGCGATAACTGGATCCCGCCGGACAAAGGCAGGCAATTGGCCGCGCTGATCTCCGCGCATCCGGTGATCCCGATACCCGATGCCGGTCACCTCGTTCAGGAAGATGCGCCCGAGGCGCTGGTAGCGGCTATGTTGCGGCAATGCCCCCCATCTGCACGGTGA
- a CDS encoding PhoH family protein, translating into MSPTADNALASQLELAFEDNRLAAQLYGDFDQNLALIEQRLKVSAIPRGNHVLLKGAASAVDQARRVLESLYGSLEEGRTVDISEVDGVIRMIQTEDSQLTLPTLERKGKVRMAQIATRKSTIVARTPSQDAYMRAMDRSELVFGVGPAGTGKTYLAVAHAASLLERGDINRIILSRPAVEAGERLGFLPGDMKEKVDPYLRPLYDALYDMMKPENVERCITSGIIEVAPLAFMRGRTLANAVVILDEAQNTTSMQMKMFLTRLGENSKMIITGDPTQVDLPRGEKSGLVEAVNLLDGVEGVHVTRFGDKDVVRHALVGRIVRAYEADTAKRLAEKAIEGATR; encoded by the coding sequence TTGTCCCCGACCGCCGACAACGCACTCGCATCTCAACTCGAACTCGCTTTTGAAGATAATCGTCTGGCAGCGCAGCTGTATGGCGATTTCGATCAAAACCTGGCGCTTATAGAGCAGCGCCTCAAGGTTTCGGCCATTCCCCGCGGCAATCACGTTCTGCTCAAAGGCGCTGCCAGCGCCGTCGACCAGGCGCGCCGCGTTCTCGAATCGCTTTATGGCAGTCTCGAAGAAGGTCGCACCGTCGACATCTCGGAGGTCGATGGTGTCATTCGCATGATCCAGACTGAAGACAGCCAGCTCACGCTTCCCACGCTGGAGCGCAAGGGCAAGGTGCGTATGGCCCAGATTGCCACGCGCAAATCCACCATTGTCGCCCGCACCCCGTCCCAGGACGCCTATATGCGCGCCATGGATCGCAGCGAACTGGTGTTTGGCGTGGGCCCTGCTGGTACCGGCAAGACCTATCTGGCGGTGGCCCATGCTGCATCCCTGCTTGAACGCGGCGACATCAACCGCATCATCCTCTCCCGTCCCGCCGTTGAAGCCGGCGAGCGTCTGGGCTTTCTGCCCGGCGATATGAAGGAGAAGGTCGATCCTTATCTGCGGCCGCTCTATGATGCCCTTTACGACATGATGAAGCCCGAAAACGTCGAGCGTTGCATCACCTCGGGCATTATCGAGGTGGCGCCGCTCGCCTTCATGCGTGGCCGTACGCTGGCCAATGCCGTGGTGATCCTGGACGAAGCCCAGAATACCACCTCGATGCAGATGAAGATGTTCCTGACCCGTCTGGGCGAGAACTCAAAGATGATCATCACCGGCGATCCGACCCAGGTGGATCTGCCGCGCGGCGAAAAATCGGGTCTTGTCGAGGCGGTCAATCTGCTCGACGGTGTTGAGGGTGTTCACGTCACGCGCTTTGGTGACAAGGACGTGGTGCGCCACGCGCTCGTCGGCCGCATCGTGCGCGCCTATGAAGCCGACACGGCCAAGCGGCTTGCCGAAAAGGCCATAGAAGGGGCGACACGCTGA
- the ybeY gene encoding rRNA maturation RNase YbeY: MSSAALEIAIIRNDDAWPEDLDALAERAVFAALDMSKAQVKGAAELAIVLTNDAEQHGLNQQWRGKDSSTNVLSFPQIEPFAPVTGILGDITMARETLEREALEQGTSFPHHFTHLVVHGFLHILGYDHLTDAEAHQMESLETAILASLGIDDPYAEQG, encoded by the coding sequence CTGAGTTCCGCCGCCCTCGAAATCGCCATCATCCGCAATGACGACGCCTGGCCAGAGGATCTCGATGCTCTGGCCGAGCGCGCCGTGTTTGCTGCGCTCGACATGAGCAAGGCCCAGGTCAAGGGCGCGGCCGAACTGGCGATAGTGCTCACCAATGACGCTGAACAGCATGGGCTCAACCAGCAATGGCGCGGCAAGGACAGCTCCACCAATGTGCTGAGCTTTCCCCAGATCGAGCCGTTCGCGCCGGTAACTGGCATCCTGGGCGACATCACCATGGCGCGCGAAACGCTTGAGCGCGAGGCACTGGAGCAAGGCACCAGCTTCCCCCATCATTTTACTCATCTTGTGGTGCATGGATTTTTGCACATTTTAGGCTATGATCATCTCACGGATGCGGAGGCTCACCAGATGGAGAGTCTCGAAACCGCGATATTGGCAAGCCTCGGCATTGACGATCCCTATGCCGAGCAGGGCTGA
- a CDS encoding hemolysin family protein: protein MNDSDSLGPSAPTNPEPPSSPASVPARGPSLWNRVKAMLALRTVSLRDDLQVALDEQGSAETADFSESERTILQNVLKLSNISVGDVMVERSDIQAIDADANLGDLLARFRQVGHSRLPVFDDGLDNILGFIHVKDALTKITAAVEDPTKAVPVKLVSSVLKQKLAKFDHMRTAMFVPTFMPVGDLLQSMRASRVHMAIVVDEYGGTDGLVTIEDLLEAVVGEIEDEHDELAASLIRKVGVDTYIADARAELDDVQTMLGPDFDPGEYAEEVDTIGGLVFDLAGHVPKRGERITKLEGFEFEVLAADSRRIKRVRIRRKRGASEQLAITDQRTDHEKAAAE from the coding sequence ATGAACGACAGCGACAGTTTGGGCCCCTCGGCGCCCACAAATCCCGAGCCTCCTTCTAGTCCCGCCTCCGTGCCGGCACGGGGGCCTTCGCTATGGAACCGCGTCAAGGCCATGCTGGCCCTGCGGACGGTTTCGCTACGCGACGATCTTCAGGTCGCCCTTGATGAGCAAGGCAGCGCTGAAACCGCTGACTTCTCCGAGAGTGAGCGGACAATCCTGCAGAACGTGCTCAAGCTCTCCAACATTTCCGTTGGCGACGTAATGGTCGAGCGCAGTGATATCCAGGCCATCGACGCCGATGCCAATCTGGGTGATCTGCTGGCGCGCTTCCGTCAGGTCGGCCATTCTCGCCTGCCGGTTTTTGATGATGGTCTGGACAATATTCTGGGCTTTATTCACGTCAAGGACGCGCTCACCAAGATCACCGCTGCGGTGGAAGATCCGACCAAGGCGGTGCCGGTCAAGCTTGTCTCCAGCGTTCTCAAGCAGAAGCTGGCCAAGTTCGACCACATGCGCACAGCCATGTTCGTGCCCACCTTCATGCCGGTTGGCGATCTGCTGCAATCCATGCGCGCCAGCCGCGTGCACATGGCCATTGTGGTCGATGAATATGGTGGCACCGATGGTCTGGTGACCATTGAAGACCTGCTGGAAGCTGTGGTTGGCGAGATTGAAGACGAGCATGATGAGCTTGCCGCTTCGCTGATCCGCAAGGTAGGCGTTGATACCTATATCGCCGATGCCCGCGCAGAGCTGGACGATGTCCAGACCATGCTGGGTCCCGACTTCGACCCCGGCGAATATGCCGAGGAGGTCGATACCATTGGCGGTCTGGTGTTTGATCTGGCCGGCCATGTACCCAAGCGCGGTGAACGCATTACCAAGCTTGAAGGCTTCGAATTCGAGGTACTGGCTGCCGATAGCCGGCGCATCAAGCGCGTCCGTATCCGCCGCAAGCGCGGTGCCAGTGAACAGCTGGCCATTACCGACCAGCGCACCGACCATGAAAAGGCCGCCGCTGAATAG
- the infB gene encoding translation initiation factor IF-2 — protein sequence MADNDDKRTDDNGAKKTLTLKGGPGLGNRPGMSRGPSRSTVVVEKRTRLVPKPNAPSGAPQRPQSGAANQGRPGSGRPAQQARAPLGLSAAEAEARRQVLAQAGARQAEDKERFAAEEARRMEEDARRRQIREEAAKAEQERQAEEAAAPQAEPAPAEAPKAEAPAAAPDAAASTEEAKPFTPASQRNAGPSSVRVVAGRPGQPPRPPRAERPSNARPESERGANAYIKPGAAGARPSGTATRPAGERRPTGAGMAPIGNVPPAGPNEADGRKIRSGTPQVRPTTEAEMENARRASRATPDRPTRRTGQENGRGRLTVTNAGAESDRDKGPSLAAMRRRRDKKMGRNQQEAPKISREVTIPEAITVAELANRMAERSVAVIKLLMAQGQMATINDVLDADTAELIATELGHTVKRVSEADVEEGLFDLPQDDKAEDLTDRAPVVTIMGHVDHGKTSLLDAIREANVVSGEAGGITQHIGAYQVDKNGSKITFLDTPGHEAFTAMRARGAQATDIAVLVVAADDGVMPQTIESIKHAKAAGVPIIVAINKMDKPESDPTRVRTELLQHEVFVESMGGDVLDVEVSAKTGKGLDKLLETILLQAEVLELRVAKDGRAEGLVIEAKLDRGRGAVATMLVQRGTLSIGDILVAGTEFARVRALINDQGEQVKSAGPSIPVEVLGFTGVPSAGDRFSVVETEARAREVTEYRQRAIRERTAGGGATSLEQMMNQLKVAGIAKFPLIIKGDVQGSVEAIVASLNKLSTDEVSAQILMSAVGGITESDVTLAAASNAIVIGFNVRANKQATELATRDGIEIRYYNIIYDLVDDVKNAMSGLLKPERRETFIGNAEILEVFTITKVGKVAGCRITDGLVERGSGVRLIRDNVVIHEGKLKTLKRFKDEVKEVQTGQECGMAFENYEDMRAGDVIECFRVETVQRTL from the coding sequence ATGGCTGATAACGACGACAAGCGCACCGACGACAATGGCGCGAAGAAGACGCTGACACTCAAGGGCGGCCCAGGCCTGGGCAACCGTCCTGGCATGTCGCGCGGCCCTTCCCGCTCGACGGTGGTCGTCGAGAAGCGCACCCGCCTGGTTCCAAAACCAAATGCTCCAAGCGGCGCGCCACAGCGCCCGCAGTCGGGTGCAGCCAATCAGGGTCGCCCCGGTTCCGGCCGTCCGGCACAGCAGGCGCGTGCGCCGCTGGGACTGTCGGCTGCCGAAGCTGAAGCCCGCCGTCAGGTGCTGGCACAGGCTGGCGCCCGTCAGGCAGAAGACAAAGAACGGTTCGCTGCTGAAGAAGCCCGTCGCATGGAAGAGGACGCTCGTCGTCGTCAGATCCGTGAAGAAGCGGCCAAGGCCGAGCAGGAACGTCAGGCTGAAGAGGCTGCGGCACCACAGGCTGAGCCAGCGCCTGCTGAGGCGCCCAAGGCCGAAGCGCCAGCTGCCGCACCCGATGCAGCAGCCAGTACGGAAGAAGCCAAACCCTTTACACCCGCTTCGCAGCGCAATGCTGGTCCATCCAGCGTGCGTGTGGTTGCCGGCCGTCCCGGTCAGCCGCCACGGCCACCGCGCGCCGAGCGTCCGAGCAATGCGCGCCCCGAAAGCGAACGCGGTGCCAATGCCTATATCAAGCCAGGTGCCGCCGGCGCCCGGCCGTCAGGCACGGCAACACGTCCTGCCGGTGAGCGTCGTCCAACCGGTGCCGGCATGGCACCGATCGGCAATGTGCCGCCCGCCGGTCCCAACGAGGCCGATGGCCGCAAGATCCGGTCCGGCACGCCCCAGGTGCGGCCGACAACCGAAGCGGAAATGGAAAACGCCCGCCGCGCCTCGCGTGCGACCCCAGATCGTCCAACCCGCCGCACCGGCCAGGAAAACGGTCGTGGCCGCCTGACCGTGACCAATGCCGGCGCCGAGAGCGATCGTGATAAGGGGCCATCGCTGGCCGCCATGCGTCGCCGTCGCGACAAGAAGATGGGCCGCAACCAGCAGGAAGCGCCCAAGATCAGTCGCGAAGTGACCATTCCAGAAGCCATTACCGTGGCCGAGCTGGCCAACCGTATGGCTGAACGTTCGGTTGCCGTGATCAAGCTGCTGATGGCCCAGGGCCAGATGGCAACGATCAACGACGTGCTGGACGCTGATACTGCCGAGCTGATCGCGACCGAGCTGGGCCATACGGTCAAGCGCGTGTCGGAAGCCGATGTGGAAGAAGGTCTGTTTGATCTGCCACAGGACGACAAGGCCGAGGATCTGACCGATCGCGCGCCAGTCGTGACCATTATGGGTCACGTCGACCACGGCAAGACCAGTCTTCTCGATGCGATCCGCGAGGCCAATGTGGTGTCGGGTGAAGCCGGTGGCATTACCCAGCATATCGGCGCCTATCAGGTCGACAAGAACGGCAGCAAGATCACCTTCCTCGATACCCCGGGCCATGAAGCCTTCACGGCCATGCGTGCCCGTGGTGCTCAGGCGACCGATATTGCGGTGCTGGTTGTGGCAGCCGATGACGGCGTGATGCCGCAGACCATTGAATCCATCAAGCACGCCAAGGCGGCTGGTGTTCCCATCATTGTGGCCATCAACAAGATGGATAAGCCCGAGTCCGATCCGACCCGGGTGCGCACAGAGCTGCTGCAGCACGAAGTGTTCGTCGAATCGATGGGCGGCGACGTGCTGGACGTGGAAGTGTCTGCCAAGACCGGCAAGGGTCTGGACAAGCTGCTCGAAACCATCCTGCTGCAGGCGGAAGTGCTCGAACTGCGCGTGGCCAAGGATGGCCGTGCTGAAGGTCTGGTCATTGAAGCCAAGCTCGACCGCGGTCGCGGTGCTGTCGCCACCATGCTGGTGCAGCGCGGTACCCTCTCGATCGGCGACATTCTGGTCGCGGGTACCGAGTTCGCCCGCGTTCGTGCGCTGATCAACGATCAGGGCGAGCAGGTCAAATCGGCTGGTCCATCCATTCCTGTGGAAGTGCTGGGCTTTACCGGCGTGCCAAGTGCGGGCGACCGCTTCTCGGTGGTCGAAACCGAAGCGCGTGCTCGTGAAGTCACCGAATATCGTCAGCGCGCCATTCGCGAGCGAACAGCCGGTGGCGGCGCCACCAGCCTCGAGCAGATGATGAATCAGCTCAAGGTGGCCGGCATTGCCAAGTTCCCACTGATCATCAAGGGCGACGTGCAGGGTTCGGTCGAAGCCATCGTGGCTTCGCTAAACAAGCTCTCGACCGACGAAGTGTCGGCGCAGATCCTGATGAGCGCTGTGGGTGGTATCACCGAGTCCGACGTGACGCTGGCGGCGGCATCCAATGCCATCGTCATTGGCTTCAACGTTCGTGCCAATAAGCAGGCGACCGAACTGGCGACCCGCGACGGTATCGAAATTCGCTACTACAACATCATCTACGATCTGGTGGATGACGTGAAGAATGCGATGAGCGGTCTGCTCAAGCCAGAACGCCGCGAGACCTTCATCGGCAATGCCGAGATCCTGGAAGTCTTTACGATTACCAAGGTCGGCAAGGTTGCCGGTTGCCGGATCACCGATGGTCTGGTGGAACGTGGTTCCGGTGTCCGCCTGATCCGCGACAACGTCGTGATCCACGAAGGCAAGCTCAAGACGCTCAAGCGTTTCAAGGACGAAGTCAAAGAGGTCCAGACGGGCCAGGAATGCGGTATGGCCTTCGAAAATTACGAAGACATGCGCGCTGGCGACGTCATCGAATGCTTCCGCGTCGAGACCGTGCAGCGCACGCTGTAG
- a CDS encoding RNA-binding protein, protein MARRAETSRMCALTRVEKPVAELIRFVLSPDGVLVPDTEAKAEGRGVWISINRDLLVEAIKKKVFARSLKTEVTLPEDLPGLTELRLQQRYLNALGMARKAGQLTFGATKVRGLITTGGLIALITATDAADDGRSKMVGPLKALHYGAAEEGIDGFDVPHFELLSSEQMGLALGMENVIHAALTRGAAAQAAVEKARRLALFIAKPTETDTGRAAVDGDLLPEEQDERREIHG, encoded by the coding sequence ATGGCCCGGCGCGCAGAAACGAGCAGGATGTGTGCTCTGACACGGGTTGAGAAGCCCGTGGCGGAGCTCATCCGTTTTGTGTTAAGCCCCGATGGTGTGTTAGTACCCGACACGGAGGCCAAGGCCGAAGGTCGTGGCGTCTGGATCAGCATTAACCGTGACCTGCTGGTCGAGGCGATCAAGAAGAAGGTCTTCGCACGCAGTCTCAAGACTGAGGTTACTCTTCCTGAGGACCTGCCGGGACTGACAGAGCTGCGCCTGCAGCAGCGTTATCTCAACGCGCTGGGCATGGCCCGCAAGGCCGGACAACTGACTTTTGGTGCCACCAAAGTGCGTGGCCTGATTACCACGGGCGGTCTGATCGCCCTGATTACGGCGACGGACGCGGCTGATGACGGTCGTAGCAAGATGGTGGGACCGCTCAAGGCGCTCCACTATGGCGCCGCCGAAGAGGGAATTGATGGCTTCGATGTGCCCCATTTCGAATTGCTCTCCTCAGAGCAAATGGGTTTGGCACTCGGAATGGAAAATGTGATACATGCTGCCCTTACAAGAGGGGCTGCAGCCCAAGCGGCAGTAGAAAAGGCCAGAAGACTGGCACTTTTCATTGCCAAACCGACGGAAACGGACACCGGCCGCGCTGCGGTTGACGGTGACCTTTTGCCCGAGGAACAGGACGAAAGACGCGAGATACATGGCTGA